In Alligator mississippiensis isolate rAllMis1 chromosome 10, rAllMis1, whole genome shotgun sequence, one DNA window encodes the following:
- the RIPOR1 gene encoding rho family-interacting cell polarization regulator 1 isoform X1: MGVEQRECDRPDTLSPFARSTGAPGTWRPSRSHSTMSLSVRPQRRVLAARINRSQSFAGVNSTQDKAFRNLPAFSTPTVSRKSGSRVSRMFSMSHKSPPPKVPQPDRLDEVYEALKKGLTAYLEVHQLELEKLSTQIRESKRNSRLGFLYDLDKQVKSIERFLRRLEFHASKIDELYEAYCIQRRLRDGAHNMVKAYTAASPGSREARESLAEASKGYKEYTENMCLLESELESQLGEFHVKMKGLAGFARLCAGDQYEIFMKYGRQRWKLKGRIEVNGKQVWDSEEMVFLPLITEFLSIKVTELKSLANHVVVGNVSCETKDLFAALPQVVAVDINDLGTIKLSLEVTWNPFDKDDQPSAASTVNKASTVNKRFSTYNQSPPDTPSLREQAFYSTARAATNKHRWSLLDIFRETLLEKLSRSCSCSDVSSVELGRCPRQGSNMLRRQEELENGTAWSISSESSDDSSSPQLSGSTRHASHKPIVQPEVQASAPAIEISFSQQEEAGAGTPAVAEPPNQQEEPCCVRKEVVANGHVPYSRTLSQISEASVDAAMDGRELQDTGGASAHVQEASPASEDSSARELPLLEINSLPGASNPMPETRVRKDRGQEAKPRAAVSWAEACVPILVQPETALCQALAPQGCKADPSQPVVLKQVLEEERPTPVPAEVPRVKPVDSGLDEAISSLSSALDDYRGQFPELQPLERELKRLEEILMHKQGVFLSRASSMSLTVEHALESFSFLNTSDMDDSECSEEEGGRSERKAGGARAGDGALGTYEVMAEDTGICSGSEGSTDPMSTGNEFLDRALVLHLNNCNLLLLKLGTFGPLRCREMYALDKLMREAQVLEVVCQLTEEKSGAAGTAMEVVQFSTRKEGVLPFWDRCVELPNVYTCPVERFLQALSAQYTVPISERQLGLADSVCVKLVEDVLDRRLPKRPGSSHGEQVTIFQYWSYFESFSIESLDSYVMELAEEVLLAQNLNSDDQDVVLKALKRVPESRLKKEGLKALSSLLVEGNSKVISAVSAQLRSLAENPRFRERALVCYLEQLEDEEVQTRIGGCAALGCLKAKESIEQLVYLCQTDKEDVREAAKQSLMLCGEDGKSAHRRLEETLDSLPRIFAPGSMASTAF; this comes from the exons GAACCTCCCTGCCTTCAGCACCCCCACGGTCTCCCGGAAGTCTGGCTCCCGAGTCAGTAGGATGTTCTCAATGTCCCACAAATCCCCGCCACCCAAGGTGCCACAGCCTGACCGACTAGACGAGGTGTACGAAGCACTGAAGAAGGGCCTGAC AGCCTATCTGGAGGTGCACCAGCTGGAACTGGAGAAACTCAGCACCCAGATCCGAGAATCCAAGAGGAATTCCCGCCTG ggCTTTCTCTATGACCTCGATAAG CAAGTCAAGTCAATCGAGCGGTTCCTGCGGCGGCTGGAATTCCATGCTAGCAAG ATTGACGAGCTCTACGAGGCATACTGCATCCAACGGCGGCTCCGCGATGGGGCCCACAACATGGTCAAGGCCTATACAGCTGCTTCCCCAGGCAGCAGAGAAGCACGTGAGAgcctggctgaggccagcaaagGCTACAAGGAGTACACAGAG AATATGTGCCTGCTGGAGAGTGAGCTGGAGAGTCAGCTGGGGGAGTTCCATGTGAAGATGAAAG GACTGGCTGGGTTTGCAAGGCTCTGTGCTGGGGACCAATATGAG ATCTTCATGAAATATGGGCGCCAGCGGTGGAAGCTAAAAGGGCGTATCGAGGTGAATGGGAAGCAGGTGTGGGACAGTGAGGAGATGGTGTTCCTGCCCCTCATCACAGAGTTCCTCTCCATCAAG GTGACGGAGCTCAAGAGCCTGGCCAACCACGTGGTGGTTGGCAATGTCTCATGTGAGACCAAGGATCTGTTTGCGGCACtgccccaggtggtggcagtggacatCAACGACCTGGGCACTATCAAGCTCAGCCTGGAGGTGACCTGGAA CCCCTTTGACAAGGATGATCAGCCTTCTGCTGCCAGCACGGTCAACAAAGCCTCCACTGTGAACAAGCGATTCTCCACCTACAACCAGAGCCCACCCGACACGCCCTCCCTGCGGGAGCAGGCCTTCTAT AGCACAGCACGGGCAGCCACCAACAAGCACAGGTGGTCTTTGCTGGACATCTTCCGTGAGACGCTCCTCGAGAAGCTGTCTCGGAGCTGCTCCTGCAGCGATGTCTCCTCAGTCGAACTTGGGAGATGTCCACGGCAGGGCTCT AACATGCTGCGGCGACAGGAAGAGCTGGAAAATGGCACAGCCTGGTCCATCTCGTCAGAGTCGTCGGACGATTCCTCTAGCCCCCAGCTGTCAGGCAGCACCCGCCATGCCTCCCACAAACCCATTGTGCAGCCTGAGGTACAGGCCTCTGCTCCCGCCATAGAGATTTCCTTCTCCCAGCAAgaggaagcaggagcaggcacCCCTGCTGTGGCTGAACCACCCAATCAGCAAGAGGAGCCATGCTGCGTCAGAAAGGAGGTGGTGGCAAATGGACACGTGCCCTACTCCCGGACTCTGAGCCAAATCAGCGAGGCCAGCGTTGACGCAGCAATGgatggcagggagctccaggacACAGGGGGTGCTAGTGCCCATGTGCAGGAGGCTTCTCCAGCCTCTGAGGACTCCAGTGCCAGGGAGCTGCCTCTTTTAGAAATTAactccctccctggggcctcaAATCCAATGCCAGAGACCAGGGTGAGGAAGGACAGAGGGCAGGAAGCTAAGCCCCGCGCGGCTGTCTCTTGGGCTGAGGCCTGTGTGCCCATACTGGTGCAACCTGAAACAGCCTTGTGCCAAGCCCTAGCACCCCAGGGGTGCAAGGCGGACCCAAGTCAGCCAGTAGTGTTGAAGCAGGTCTTGGAGGAGGAGAGACCAACCCCTGTGCCCGCAGAGGTGCCAAGGGTGAAACCTGTGGACTCTGGCCTGGATGAGGCCATCAGCTCACTGAGCTCAGCCCTGGATGACTACCGGGGACAGTTCCCTGAGCTGCAGCCCTTGGAGCGGGAGCTGAAACGCCTGGAGGAGATCCTCATG cacaaGCAGGGCGTCTTCCTCAGCCGTGCCTCCAGCATGAGCCTGACGGTGGAGCATGCGCTGGAGAGCTTCAGCTTCCTAAACACCTCTGACATGGATGACTCAGAGTGCTCGGAGGAAGAAGGTGGCAGGAGTGAGAG GAAGGCTGGTGGTGCCcgagctggggatggggctctAGGCACCTATGAGGTGATGGCTGAGGACACTGGCATCTGCAGCGGCTCTGAGGGAAGCACTGACCCCATGAGCACTGGCAATGAGTTCCTGGACAGGGCTCTGGTTCTTCATCTCAATAACTGCAACCTtctgctgctg AAACTGGGCACGTTTGGCCCCCTGCGGTGCCGGGAGATGTATGCCCTGGACAAGCTGATGAGGGAGGCACAGGTGCTGGAGGTCGTCTGCCAGCTGACAGAGGAGAAGTCAGGGGCAGCTGGCACAGCCATGGAAG TGGTGCAATTCTCCACCCGGAAGGAAGGTGTGTTGCCCTTCTGGGATCGCTGTGTGGAGCTGCCCAATGTCTACACCTGTCCTGTAGAGAGGTTTCTACAGGCACTCAGTGCCCAGTATACAGTGCCCATCAGTGAGCGGCAGCTGGGCTTGGCAGACTCAG TCTGTGTGAAGCTGGTGGAGGATGTGCTGGATCGTCGGCTGCCCAAGCGGCCTGGGAGCAGCCATGGGGAACAGGTCACCATCTTCCAGTACTGGAGCTACTTTGAGTCATTCAGCATAGAGTCCCTAGATTCCTATGTtatggagctggctgaggaag TACTGCTGGCACAGAACCTGAACTCAGATGACCAGGATGTGGTGCTGAAGGCATTGAAGCGAGTACCTGAGAGCCGGCTTAAGAAGGAGGGGCTGAAGGCCTTGAGCTCACTGCTTGTGGAGGGCAACAGCAAGGTCATCAGTGCTGTGTCTGCTCAGCTGCGCAGCCTGGCAGAAAACCCCCGCTTCCGGGAAAGA GCTTTGGTCTGTTACTTGGAACAGCTAGAAGATGAAGAGGTGCAGACACGCATCGGTGGGTGCGCAGCCCTGGGGTGTCTCAAG GCCAAAGAGAGCATTGAGCAGCTGGTGTATCTGTGCCAAACTGACAAGGAAGATGTGCGGGAAGCAGCCAAGCAAAGCCTGATGCTGTGTG GGGAGGATGGTAAGTCTGCTCACCGCCGGCTGGAGGAAACCCTGGACAGCTTACCGAGGATCTTTGCCCCAGGCAGCATGGCCAGCACGGCTTTCTGA
- the RIPOR1 gene encoding rho family-interacting cell polarization regulator 1 isoform X3, with product MGVEQRECDRPDTLSPFARSTGAPGTWRPSRSHSTMSLSVRPQRRVLAARINRSQSFAGVNSTQDKAFRNLPAFSTPTVSRKSGSRVSRMFSMSHKSPPPKVPQPDRLDEVYEALKKGLTAYLEVHQLELEKLSTQIRESKRNSRLGFLYDLDKQVKSIERFLRRLEFHASKIDELYEAYCIQRRLRDGAHNMVKAYTAASPGSREARESLAEASKGYKEYTENMCLLESELESQLGEFHVKMKGLAGFARLCAGDQYEIFMKYGRQRWKLKGRIEVNGKQVWDSEEMVFLPLITEFLSIKVTELKSLANHVVVGNVSCETKDLFAALPQVVAVDINDLGTIKLSLEVTWNPFDKDDQPSAASTVNKASTVNKRFSTYNQSPPDTPSLREQAFYSTARAATNKHRWSLLDIFRETLLEKLSRSCSCSDVSSVELGRCPRQGSNMLRRQEELENGTAWSISSESSDDSSSPQLSGSTRHASHKPIVQPEVQASAPAIEISFSQQEEAGAGTPAVAEPPNQQEEPCCVRKEVVANGHVPYSRTLSQISEASVDAAMDGRELQDTGGASAHVQEASPASEDSSARELPLLEINSLPGASNPMPETRVRKDRGQEAKPRAAVSWAEACVPILVQPETALCQALAPQGCKADPSQPVVLKQVLEEERPTPVPAEVPRVKPVDSGLDEAISSLSSALDDYRGQFPELQPLERELKRLEEILMHKQGVFLSRASSMSLTVEHALESFSFLNTSDMDDSECSEEEGGRSERKAGGARAGDGALGTYEVMAEDTGICSGSEGSTDPMSTGNEFLDRALVLHLNNCNLLLLKLGTFGPLRCREMYALDKLMREAQVLEVVCQLTEEKSGAAGTAMEVVQFSTRKEGVLPFWDRCVELPNVYTCPVERFLQALSAQYTVPISERQLGLADSVCVKLVEDVLDRRLPKRPGSSHGEQVTIFQYWSYFESFSIESLDSYVMELAEEVLLAQNLNSDDQDVVLKALKRVPESRLKKEGLKALSSLLVEGNSKVISAVSAQLRSLAENPRFRERALVCYLEQLEDEEVQTRIGGCAALGCLKAKESIEQLVYLCQTDKEDVREAAKQSLMLCDGTERTI from the exons GAACCTCCCTGCCTTCAGCACCCCCACGGTCTCCCGGAAGTCTGGCTCCCGAGTCAGTAGGATGTTCTCAATGTCCCACAAATCCCCGCCACCCAAGGTGCCACAGCCTGACCGACTAGACGAGGTGTACGAAGCACTGAAGAAGGGCCTGAC AGCCTATCTGGAGGTGCACCAGCTGGAACTGGAGAAACTCAGCACCCAGATCCGAGAATCCAAGAGGAATTCCCGCCTG ggCTTTCTCTATGACCTCGATAAG CAAGTCAAGTCAATCGAGCGGTTCCTGCGGCGGCTGGAATTCCATGCTAGCAAG ATTGACGAGCTCTACGAGGCATACTGCATCCAACGGCGGCTCCGCGATGGGGCCCACAACATGGTCAAGGCCTATACAGCTGCTTCCCCAGGCAGCAGAGAAGCACGTGAGAgcctggctgaggccagcaaagGCTACAAGGAGTACACAGAG AATATGTGCCTGCTGGAGAGTGAGCTGGAGAGTCAGCTGGGGGAGTTCCATGTGAAGATGAAAG GACTGGCTGGGTTTGCAAGGCTCTGTGCTGGGGACCAATATGAG ATCTTCATGAAATATGGGCGCCAGCGGTGGAAGCTAAAAGGGCGTATCGAGGTGAATGGGAAGCAGGTGTGGGACAGTGAGGAGATGGTGTTCCTGCCCCTCATCACAGAGTTCCTCTCCATCAAG GTGACGGAGCTCAAGAGCCTGGCCAACCACGTGGTGGTTGGCAATGTCTCATGTGAGACCAAGGATCTGTTTGCGGCACtgccccaggtggtggcagtggacatCAACGACCTGGGCACTATCAAGCTCAGCCTGGAGGTGACCTGGAA CCCCTTTGACAAGGATGATCAGCCTTCTGCTGCCAGCACGGTCAACAAAGCCTCCACTGTGAACAAGCGATTCTCCACCTACAACCAGAGCCCACCCGACACGCCCTCCCTGCGGGAGCAGGCCTTCTAT AGCACAGCACGGGCAGCCACCAACAAGCACAGGTGGTCTTTGCTGGACATCTTCCGTGAGACGCTCCTCGAGAAGCTGTCTCGGAGCTGCTCCTGCAGCGATGTCTCCTCAGTCGAACTTGGGAGATGTCCACGGCAGGGCTCT AACATGCTGCGGCGACAGGAAGAGCTGGAAAATGGCACAGCCTGGTCCATCTCGTCAGAGTCGTCGGACGATTCCTCTAGCCCCCAGCTGTCAGGCAGCACCCGCCATGCCTCCCACAAACCCATTGTGCAGCCTGAGGTACAGGCCTCTGCTCCCGCCATAGAGATTTCCTTCTCCCAGCAAgaggaagcaggagcaggcacCCCTGCTGTGGCTGAACCACCCAATCAGCAAGAGGAGCCATGCTGCGTCAGAAAGGAGGTGGTGGCAAATGGACACGTGCCCTACTCCCGGACTCTGAGCCAAATCAGCGAGGCCAGCGTTGACGCAGCAATGgatggcagggagctccaggacACAGGGGGTGCTAGTGCCCATGTGCAGGAGGCTTCTCCAGCCTCTGAGGACTCCAGTGCCAGGGAGCTGCCTCTTTTAGAAATTAactccctccctggggcctcaAATCCAATGCCAGAGACCAGGGTGAGGAAGGACAGAGGGCAGGAAGCTAAGCCCCGCGCGGCTGTCTCTTGGGCTGAGGCCTGTGTGCCCATACTGGTGCAACCTGAAACAGCCTTGTGCCAAGCCCTAGCACCCCAGGGGTGCAAGGCGGACCCAAGTCAGCCAGTAGTGTTGAAGCAGGTCTTGGAGGAGGAGAGACCAACCCCTGTGCCCGCAGAGGTGCCAAGGGTGAAACCTGTGGACTCTGGCCTGGATGAGGCCATCAGCTCACTGAGCTCAGCCCTGGATGACTACCGGGGACAGTTCCCTGAGCTGCAGCCCTTGGAGCGGGAGCTGAAACGCCTGGAGGAGATCCTCATG cacaaGCAGGGCGTCTTCCTCAGCCGTGCCTCCAGCATGAGCCTGACGGTGGAGCATGCGCTGGAGAGCTTCAGCTTCCTAAACACCTCTGACATGGATGACTCAGAGTGCTCGGAGGAAGAAGGTGGCAGGAGTGAGAG GAAGGCTGGTGGTGCCcgagctggggatggggctctAGGCACCTATGAGGTGATGGCTGAGGACACTGGCATCTGCAGCGGCTCTGAGGGAAGCACTGACCCCATGAGCACTGGCAATGAGTTCCTGGACAGGGCTCTGGTTCTTCATCTCAATAACTGCAACCTtctgctgctg AAACTGGGCACGTTTGGCCCCCTGCGGTGCCGGGAGATGTATGCCCTGGACAAGCTGATGAGGGAGGCACAGGTGCTGGAGGTCGTCTGCCAGCTGACAGAGGAGAAGTCAGGGGCAGCTGGCACAGCCATGGAAG TGGTGCAATTCTCCACCCGGAAGGAAGGTGTGTTGCCCTTCTGGGATCGCTGTGTGGAGCTGCCCAATGTCTACACCTGTCCTGTAGAGAGGTTTCTACAGGCACTCAGTGCCCAGTATACAGTGCCCATCAGTGAGCGGCAGCTGGGCTTGGCAGACTCAG TCTGTGTGAAGCTGGTGGAGGATGTGCTGGATCGTCGGCTGCCCAAGCGGCCTGGGAGCAGCCATGGGGAACAGGTCACCATCTTCCAGTACTGGAGCTACTTTGAGTCATTCAGCATAGAGTCCCTAGATTCCTATGTtatggagctggctgaggaag TACTGCTGGCACAGAACCTGAACTCAGATGACCAGGATGTGGTGCTGAAGGCATTGAAGCGAGTACCTGAGAGCCGGCTTAAGAAGGAGGGGCTGAAGGCCTTGAGCTCACTGCTTGTGGAGGGCAACAGCAAGGTCATCAGTGCTGTGTCTGCTCAGCTGCGCAGCCTGGCAGAAAACCCCCGCTTCCGGGAAAGA GCTTTGGTCTGTTACTTGGAACAGCTAGAAGATGAAGAGGTGCAGACACGCATCGGTGGGTGCGCAGCCCTGGGGTGTCTCAAG GCCAAAGAGAGCATTGAGCAGCTGGTGTATCTGTGCCAAACTGACAAGGAAGATGTGCGGGAAGCAGCCAAGCAAAGCCTGATGCTGTGTG ACGGCACTGAAAGAACCATCTGA
- the RIPOR1 gene encoding rho family-interacting cell polarization regulator 1 isoform X6: protein MGVEQRECDRPDTLSPFARSTGAPGTWRPSRSHSTMSLSVRPQRRVLAARINRSQSFAGVNSTQDKAFRNLPAFSTPTVSRKSGSRVSRMFSMSHKSPPPKVPQPDRLDEVYEALKKGLTAYLEVHQLELEKLSTQIRESKRNSRLGFLYDLDKQVKSIERFLRRLEFHASKIDELYEAYCIQRRLRDGAHNMVKAYTAASPGSREARESLAEASKGYKEYTENMCLLESELESQLGEFHVKMKGLAGFARLCAGDQYEIFMKYGRQRWKLKGRIEVNGKQVWDSEEMVFLPLITEFLSIKVTELKSLANHVVVGNVSCETKDLFAALPQVVAVDINDLGTIKLSLEVTWNPFDKDDQPSAASTVNKASTVNKRFSTYNQSPPDTPSLREQAFYNMLRRQEELENGTAWSISSESSDDSSSPQLSGSTRHASHKPIVQPEVQASAPAIEISFSQQEEAGAGTPAVAEPPNQQEEPCCVRKEVVANGHVPYSRTLSQISEASVDAAMDGRELQDTGGASAHVQEASPASEDSSARELPLLEINSLPGASNPMPETRVRKDRGQEAKPRAAVSWAEACVPILVQPETALCQALAPQGCKADPSQPVVLKQVLEEERPTPVPAEVPRVKPVDSGLDEAISSLSSALDDYRGQFPELQPLERELKRLEEILMHKQGVFLSRASSMSLTVEHALESFSFLNTSDMDDSECSEEEGGRSERKAGGARAGDGALGTYEVMAEDTGICSGSEGSTDPMSTGNEFLDRALVLHLNNCNLLLLKLGTFGPLRCREMYALDKLMREAQVLEVVCQLTEEKSGAAGTAMEVVQFSTRKEGVLPFWDRCVELPNVYTCPVERFLQALSAQYTVPISERQLGLADSVCVKLVEDVLDRRLPKRPGSSHGEQVTIFQYWSYFESFSIESLDSYVMELAEEVLLAQNLNSDDQDVVLKALKRVPESRLKKEGLKALSSLLVEGNSKVISAVSAQLRSLAENPRFRERALVCYLEQLEDEEVQTRIGGCAALGCLKAKESIEQLVYLCQTDKEDVREAAKQSLMLCGEDGKSAHRRLEETLDSLPRIFAPGSMASTAF from the exons GAACCTCCCTGCCTTCAGCACCCCCACGGTCTCCCGGAAGTCTGGCTCCCGAGTCAGTAGGATGTTCTCAATGTCCCACAAATCCCCGCCACCCAAGGTGCCACAGCCTGACCGACTAGACGAGGTGTACGAAGCACTGAAGAAGGGCCTGAC AGCCTATCTGGAGGTGCACCAGCTGGAACTGGAGAAACTCAGCACCCAGATCCGAGAATCCAAGAGGAATTCCCGCCTG ggCTTTCTCTATGACCTCGATAAG CAAGTCAAGTCAATCGAGCGGTTCCTGCGGCGGCTGGAATTCCATGCTAGCAAG ATTGACGAGCTCTACGAGGCATACTGCATCCAACGGCGGCTCCGCGATGGGGCCCACAACATGGTCAAGGCCTATACAGCTGCTTCCCCAGGCAGCAGAGAAGCACGTGAGAgcctggctgaggccagcaaagGCTACAAGGAGTACACAGAG AATATGTGCCTGCTGGAGAGTGAGCTGGAGAGTCAGCTGGGGGAGTTCCATGTGAAGATGAAAG GACTGGCTGGGTTTGCAAGGCTCTGTGCTGGGGACCAATATGAG ATCTTCATGAAATATGGGCGCCAGCGGTGGAAGCTAAAAGGGCGTATCGAGGTGAATGGGAAGCAGGTGTGGGACAGTGAGGAGATGGTGTTCCTGCCCCTCATCACAGAGTTCCTCTCCATCAAG GTGACGGAGCTCAAGAGCCTGGCCAACCACGTGGTGGTTGGCAATGTCTCATGTGAGACCAAGGATCTGTTTGCGGCACtgccccaggtggtggcagtggacatCAACGACCTGGGCACTATCAAGCTCAGCCTGGAGGTGACCTGGAA CCCCTTTGACAAGGATGATCAGCCTTCTGCTGCCAGCACGGTCAACAAAGCCTCCACTGTGAACAAGCGATTCTCCACCTACAACCAGAGCCCACCCGACACGCCCTCCCTGCGGGAGCAGGCCTTCTAT AACATGCTGCGGCGACAGGAAGAGCTGGAAAATGGCACAGCCTGGTCCATCTCGTCAGAGTCGTCGGACGATTCCTCTAGCCCCCAGCTGTCAGGCAGCACCCGCCATGCCTCCCACAAACCCATTGTGCAGCCTGAGGTACAGGCCTCTGCTCCCGCCATAGAGATTTCCTTCTCCCAGCAAgaggaagcaggagcaggcacCCCTGCTGTGGCTGAACCACCCAATCAGCAAGAGGAGCCATGCTGCGTCAGAAAGGAGGTGGTGGCAAATGGACACGTGCCCTACTCCCGGACTCTGAGCCAAATCAGCGAGGCCAGCGTTGACGCAGCAATGgatggcagggagctccaggacACAGGGGGTGCTAGTGCCCATGTGCAGGAGGCTTCTCCAGCCTCTGAGGACTCCAGTGCCAGGGAGCTGCCTCTTTTAGAAATTAactccctccctggggcctcaAATCCAATGCCAGAGACCAGGGTGAGGAAGGACAGAGGGCAGGAAGCTAAGCCCCGCGCGGCTGTCTCTTGGGCTGAGGCCTGTGTGCCCATACTGGTGCAACCTGAAACAGCCTTGTGCCAAGCCCTAGCACCCCAGGGGTGCAAGGCGGACCCAAGTCAGCCAGTAGTGTTGAAGCAGGTCTTGGAGGAGGAGAGACCAACCCCTGTGCCCGCAGAGGTGCCAAGGGTGAAACCTGTGGACTCTGGCCTGGATGAGGCCATCAGCTCACTGAGCTCAGCCCTGGATGACTACCGGGGACAGTTCCCTGAGCTGCAGCCCTTGGAGCGGGAGCTGAAACGCCTGGAGGAGATCCTCATG cacaaGCAGGGCGTCTTCCTCAGCCGTGCCTCCAGCATGAGCCTGACGGTGGAGCATGCGCTGGAGAGCTTCAGCTTCCTAAACACCTCTGACATGGATGACTCAGAGTGCTCGGAGGAAGAAGGTGGCAGGAGTGAGAG GAAGGCTGGTGGTGCCcgagctggggatggggctctAGGCACCTATGAGGTGATGGCTGAGGACACTGGCATCTGCAGCGGCTCTGAGGGAAGCACTGACCCCATGAGCACTGGCAATGAGTTCCTGGACAGGGCTCTGGTTCTTCATCTCAATAACTGCAACCTtctgctgctg AAACTGGGCACGTTTGGCCCCCTGCGGTGCCGGGAGATGTATGCCCTGGACAAGCTGATGAGGGAGGCACAGGTGCTGGAGGTCGTCTGCCAGCTGACAGAGGAGAAGTCAGGGGCAGCTGGCACAGCCATGGAAG TGGTGCAATTCTCCACCCGGAAGGAAGGTGTGTTGCCCTTCTGGGATCGCTGTGTGGAGCTGCCCAATGTCTACACCTGTCCTGTAGAGAGGTTTCTACAGGCACTCAGTGCCCAGTATACAGTGCCCATCAGTGAGCGGCAGCTGGGCTTGGCAGACTCAG TCTGTGTGAAGCTGGTGGAGGATGTGCTGGATCGTCGGCTGCCCAAGCGGCCTGGGAGCAGCCATGGGGAACAGGTCACCATCTTCCAGTACTGGAGCTACTTTGAGTCATTCAGCATAGAGTCCCTAGATTCCTATGTtatggagctggctgaggaag TACTGCTGGCACAGAACCTGAACTCAGATGACCAGGATGTGGTGCTGAAGGCATTGAAGCGAGTACCTGAGAGCCGGCTTAAGAAGGAGGGGCTGAAGGCCTTGAGCTCACTGCTTGTGGAGGGCAACAGCAAGGTCATCAGTGCTGTGTCTGCTCAGCTGCGCAGCCTGGCAGAAAACCCCCGCTTCCGGGAAAGA GCTTTGGTCTGTTACTTGGAACAGCTAGAAGATGAAGAGGTGCAGACACGCATCGGTGGGTGCGCAGCCCTGGGGTGTCTCAAG GCCAAAGAGAGCATTGAGCAGCTGGTGTATCTGTGCCAAACTGACAAGGAAGATGTGCGGGAAGCAGCCAAGCAAAGCCTGATGCTGTGTG GGGAGGATGGTAAGTCTGCTCACCGCCGGCTGGAGGAAACCCTGGACAGCTTACCGAGGATCTTTGCCCCAGGCAGCATGGCCAGCACGGCTTTCTGA